In Sedimentibacter sp. MB31-C6, one genomic interval encodes:
- a CDS encoding TIGR03915 family putative DNA repair protein, translating into MDYLYDGTFEGLMTSVFYHYKKEKANGIYELDSYQQSIVFQSEIVKTDVTKAKIVSDAINKLISREAYIHIYYCYLSNTVDKNNIILDFLIFAFKYGKRTMNFYTHEKVLPINEIYTKVAKEVHRVLGILRFSDIGGVLYAKYSPDNDISILIADHFADRYKYERFIIFDEKRNKVVVYADDKWEIKENVKIDNIEFSLDEKMIHKLWKQYFTDLAIKERENINLQFQFVPARYRKNMAEFN; encoded by the coding sequence ATGGATTATTTATATGATGGTACTTTTGAAGGTTTAATGACAAGCGTTTTTTATCATTACAAAAAAGAAAAAGCAAATGGAATATATGAATTGGATAGTTATCAGCAGTCAATTGTATTTCAGTCAGAAATAGTGAAAACAGATGTAACGAAGGCAAAAATTGTTTCTGATGCAATTAATAAATTGATTTCTAGGGAAGCTTATATTCATATTTATTATTGTTATCTTTCAAATACTGTTGACAAAAATAATATAATTTTAGATTTTTTAATATTTGCATTTAAATATGGTAAAAGAACTATGAACTTCTATACTCATGAAAAAGTCCTTCCAATTAATGAAATATACACAAAGGTTGCTAAGGAAGTACATAGAGTGCTTGGAATACTCAGATTTTCAGATATAGGAGGAGTTTTGTATGCTAAATATTCTCCTGATAATGACATAAGTATTTTAATAGCAGATCATTTTGCAGACAGATATAAGTATGAAAGGTTTATTATATTTGATGAAAAAAGAAATAAAGTAGTAGTTTATGCGGATGATAAGTGGGAAATTAAAGAAAATGTCAAAATTGACAATATTGAATTTTCATTAGATGAAAAAATGATACATAAATTGTGGAAACAATATTTTACTGATTTGGCAATCAAAGAAAGAGAAAATATTAACCTCCAGTTTCAATTTGTGCCAGCAAGATATAGAAAAAATATGGCTGAATTCAATTAA
- a CDS encoding AfsR/SARP family transcriptional regulator, producing the protein MIEFKFLGTYKIISNDVDITHKFSLKDKGLICYILANNQYIFNRDMLANMFWDNYKRESAYSNLRYTIWHLRKIFHEHENDIIIHSRGKNVIEIEEKNVHIDLREWQRLTETYRIEKNTSLDILMEISNTYEGDFLKDFYIYDNLEFNDWVFNMKEKLQRLYFEVQMDLAKVYSDNNQIRESINQLNKLIKIDPLNESVYYAIIKFQYQSGNKVAAVNTYRKLKLLLRKELNISPSDKIQEFYHHILKDEFKEEVENTYIPEKNTKKTSKESKKKKITFFISADSICLKKFHQEIAKQTKTDKEYHIDICQSPGKRINYEGIFEILDEVQEYFENYDTSRKLEYDDLVSSVKSSSTIDYYLFNNVTQILDVYMKTDIIIRIWNFHFLDSKSTDFISFLYRNMKFNKINIKIIVEEKWINEKMNFFIESFSREIGFNQINTI; encoded by the coding sequence ATGATTGAATTTAAATTTCTTGGAACATATAAAATAATAAGCAATGATGTTGATATAACACATAAATTTTCATTAAAAGATAAAGGATTAATTTGCTATATATTGGCAAACAATCAATATATATTTAATAGAGATATGCTTGCTAATATGTTTTGGGATAATTATAAAAGAGAATCTGCATACAGTAATCTTCGCTACACAATTTGGCATTTAAGAAAAATTTTTCATGAACATGAGAATGATATCATCATTCATTCTCGTGGAAAAAATGTTATTGAAATCGAAGAAAAAAATGTACATATTGACCTAAGAGAATGGCAAAGATTAACCGAAACTTATAGAATTGAAAAAAATACCTCTCTAGATATATTAATGGAAATATCAAACACTTATGAAGGAGATTTTTTAAAAGACTTCTATATTTATGATAATCTTGAGTTTAACGATTGGGTATTTAATATGAAAGAAAAACTTCAAAGATTATATTTTGAAGTGCAAATGGATTTAGCTAAAGTATATTCAGACAATAATCAAATTCGAGAATCAATAAACCAATTAAACAAGCTCATCAAAATTGACCCACTTAATGAATCTGTCTATTATGCTATTATTAAGTTCCAATACCAGTCAGGTAATAAGGTTGCTGCTGTTAATACATACAGAAAACTGAAGCTTTTACTGAGAAAAGAATTAAACATTAGCCCTAGCGATAAAATACAAGAATTTTATCATCATATTTTGAAAGATGAATTCAAAGAAGAAGTTGAAAACACATATATACCAGAGAAAAACACTAAAAAAACTTCAAAAGAATCTAAAAAAAAGAAAATCACCTTTTTCATATCAGCTGATTCAATTTGTCTAAAGAAATTTCACCAGGAAATTGCAAAACAAACAAAAACAGATAAAGAATATCATATTGATATTTGCCAAAGCCCTGGCAAAAGAATAAATTACGAAGGTATATTTGAAATATTAGATGAAGTACAAGAATATTTTGAGAATTACGATACTTCAAGAAAATTGGAATATGATGATTTAGTTTCATCAGTAAAGAGTTCAAGTACTATAGACTATTATTTATTTAACAATGTTACACAAATTCTTGATGTATACATGAAAACAGATATAATAATTAGAATTTGGAATTTTCACTTTCTGGATTCCAAATCAACAGACTTCATATCTTTTTTATATAGAAATATGAAATTTAATAAAATAAATATTAAAATAATCGTCGAAGAAAAATGGATAAACGAAAAAATGAATTTCTTTATAGAATCTTTCTCCAGAGAAATTGGATTTAACCAAATTAATACCATATAA
- a CDS encoding putative DNA modification/repair radical SAM protein: protein MDDNIFEKLRILSDAAKYDVSCVSSGVERKNNSVGGVGNSSAAGICHSWSTDGRCISLLKILLSNDCIYDCKYCLNKVTNPTKRATFTPEEVAELTIQFYRRNYIEGLFLSSAVVKSPDHTMENIYRVLELLRYKYNFWGYVHVKVIPGANSLLIQKTGMLADRVSVNIELPTKESLQILAPQKKVANILQPMSLIHNEISRTIEDKNYFKNVQRFVPGGQSTQMIIGATSDSDKTILNVSQNLYDKFRMKRVFFSAYIPVMSSPNLPAVSTMPPLLREHRLYQADWLMRFYYFNSEELFTEIEPNLDLEFDPKMMYALRHLDRFPIEINKASYEELLRVPGLGVTSAQRIIRERKNAELSYDSLKKIRTVLKRAKYFITVKGKYYGNVKLEPDAIKDEIRMKEVQKQISIFELL, encoded by the coding sequence ATGGATGATAATATATTTGAAAAGCTTAGAATTTTATCTGATGCGGCAAAGTATGATGTTTCATGTGTTTCAAGTGGTGTTGAAAGAAAGAATAATTCTGTGGGTGGAGTAGGAAACTCTTCTGCTGCAGGAATATGCCATTCATGGTCGACGGATGGCAGGTGTATTTCCCTTCTTAAAATTTTACTTTCAAATGATTGTATTTATGACTGTAAATATTGTTTGAATAAAGTAACTAATCCTACTAAGAGGGCAACATTTACTCCAGAAGAGGTGGCAGAACTCACTATACAGTTTTATAGAAGAAATTATATAGAAGGGTTATTTTTAAGCTCAGCAGTAGTAAAAAGTCCTGACCATACTATGGAAAATATTTATAGAGTCCTTGAGCTGTTAAGATATAAGTATAATTTTTGGGGATATGTTCATGTAAAGGTAATTCCAGGAGCAAATTCTCTTTTAATTCAAAAGACAGGTATGTTAGCAGACAGGGTAAGTGTTAATATTGAGCTTCCTACTAAAGAAAGTCTGCAAATATTAGCACCTCAAAAAAAGGTAGCAAATATTTTACAGCCGATGTCATTAATACATAATGAAATTTCAAGGACTATTGAGGATAAAAATTATTTTAAAAATGTTCAGAGATTTGTTCCGGGAGGACAGTCAACGCAAATGATAATCGGAGCCACTTCGGATAGCGATAAAACTATACTTAATGTATCTCAAAATTTATATGACAAATTTAGAATGAAAAGAGTGTTTTTTTCTGCATATATTCCTGTTATGTCATCACCGAATTTGCCTGCAGTAAGCACCATGCCTCCTCTTTTAAGGGAACATAGGCTGTATCAGGCAGACTGGCTTATGCGCTTTTATTATTTTAACTCTGAAGAGTTGTTTACCGAAATAGAGCCAAATCTTGATTTGGAATTCGACCCTAAAATGATGTATGCATTGAGGCATTTAGATAGATTTCCCATAGAAATCAACAAAGCTTCTTATGAGGAATTATTAAGAGTTCCTGGGCTTGGAGTAACTAGCGCACAGAGAATAATTAGAGAAAGAAAGAATGCTGAATTATCATATGATTCTCTTAAAAAAATAAGAACAGTTTTAAAAAGAGCAAAATATTTCATAACTGTAAAGGGAAAATACTACGGTAATGTTAAACTTGAACCTGATGCTATAAAAGATGAAATAAGAATGAAGGAAGTACAAAAGCAAATAAGTATTTTTGAATTGTTATAA
- a CDS encoding MFS transporter, which yields MENNWKNNTILFILSQTLSLFGSALVQYAIMWHITLETQSGVMMTVYIICGFLPTFFLSPFAGVWADRYDRKKIIILADSLIAITTLILAITFYSGYNSMWMLFAAATIRSLGGGIQSPAVNAIIPQIVPMEKLTKVNATNSSIQSMVSLLSPMLSGALLSVTTIEVIFMIDVVTAFIAVVILLLFLRVPLHAKALEKQDISYFADMKEGLIYINKHSFLKTMFFFLAIFYILAAPSAFLTPLQVTRSFGDDVWRLTAIEITFSIGMMFGGLIMATWGGFRNKIHSMSISVFVMGISAIALGLVPNFWLFIIFMGTFGIAMPIFNTPAMVLFQEKVEGDFLGRVFSVLGMITSVMMPLGMLVFGPMADYIRIEWLMIGTGTLIVILTFFMRVNKILIEAGKPVEKNE from the coding sequence ATGGAAAATAACTGGAAAAACAACACTATTCTTTTTATATTAAGTCAGACATTATCATTGTTTGGTTCTGCGTTGGTTCAATATGCGATAATGTGGCACATTACATTAGAGACTCAGTCAGGAGTTATGATGACTGTATATATTATATGCGGATTTTTGCCAACTTTTTTTCTTTCACCATTTGCAGGTGTGTGGGCTGACCGTTACGACAGGAAGAAAATTATCATTTTGGCAGACTCGTTGATTGCAATCACAACATTAATTTTGGCAATAACTTTCTATAGTGGTTATAATTCAATGTGGATGCTCTTTGCTGCTGCTACAATCCGTTCTCTAGGTGGAGGTATTCAATCTCCTGCAGTTAATGCAATTATTCCGCAGATAGTTCCCATGGAAAAGCTTACTAAAGTAAATGCAACAAATAGTAGTATACAGTCAATGGTATCATTATTGTCACCGATGCTAAGCGGTGCACTGTTATCAGTGACTACTATTGAAGTAATATTCATGATAGATGTTGTTACTGCATTTATAGCTGTAGTGATATTGCTTTTATTTTTAAGGGTTCCATTACATGCTAAAGCTTTAGAAAAACAAGATATTAGCTATTTCGCCGATATGAAGGAAGGCTTAATTTATATTAATAAACATAGCTTTTTAAAAACAATGTTTTTTTTCCTGGCAATTTTTTATATTTTGGCTGCACCATCTGCGTTTTTAACACCTTTACAGGTAACTCGAAGTTTTGGTGATGATGTATGGCGGTTGACTGCAATTGAAATCACATTTTCAATAGGAATGATGTTTGGAGGACTTATTATGGCTACCTGGGGTGGATTTAGAAACAAGATTCATTCAATGAGCATTTCGGTTTTTGTCATGGGAATAAGTGCTATAGCATTAGGGTTAGTTCCTAACTTTTGGTTATTCATAATTTTTATGGGTACATTTGGAATAGCAATGCCTATATTTAATACACCGGCAATGGTACTATTTCAGGAAAAGGTTGAAGGTGATTTTTTAGGAAGGGTATTCAGTGTTTTAGGAATGATAACAAGTGTTATGATGCCTTTGGGAATGCTTGTGTTCGGTCCGATGGCTGATTACATTAGAATCGAATGGCTGATGATTGGAACTGGTACCTTAATAGTAATATTGACTTTTTTTATGAGAGTTAACAAGATTCTTATTGAAGCAGGTAAACCTGTAGAAAAAAATGAATGA
- a CDS encoding FAD-dependent oxidoreductase, translating to MKKTNLFKRSLALLLVLSMTFMFVGCQGEQDVKQEVEAGKYTPGTYTGIGKGINGDVVVSITVDENNIKEVTVTEHEETAGISDPAINDLPEKIIEAQSIEVDVISGATMTSNAILEAVKTALAEASGEKVAIEENEEMAFTDPDVLVVGAGFAGVNAAIEAADLGAKVIIFEQNSIIGGSINYAGGTLSGAGTKMQKDADVEDTPELFYEDIERLGGDIFIPELTKKHVESSAAAVDWMDSLGADFGDRLPKQPATYEAFGIPREHRVEKGTVYLETVKPLLEKHIEDGNIILLMETEVKDIVIEDGAVTGVIAKSKDGEDVTYNAKSTILATGGYAHNEEWINRYNFKNVLSMAPAHATGSGYDFAEKAGAVFSNMEYLPAYAGGVPVSDTGFKLSITANTSKYPGAIWVNKDGARMIDEIDSTPGPIQNTWATAPDNIVYIVFDETMKQANEPILTVNSQSDEGWTRFEEELEKGEVVFKADTIEELGEKAGINPSILAETIEKYNGFAEAGEDKDFGRENYLEKLETGPYYAVKTVPYVLLTKGGPKMNDKAQILNEDNQPISGLYQCGELVGGANIGGAASVGGLANTICVVWGKIAAQNAVEFSLQ from the coding sequence ATGAAAAAAACAAACTTATTTAAACGCTCATTAGCATTACTATTAGTACTTTCTATGACATTTATGTTTGTAGGGTGTCAAGGAGAGCAAGATGTTAAACAAGAAGTTGAAGCAGGCAAGTATACACCTGGTACTTATACAGGTATTGGTAAGGGGATAAATGGTGATGTAGTTGTTTCTATCACAGTAGATGAAAACAATATTAAAGAAGTTACTGTAACTGAACATGAGGAAACTGCTGGAATTTCAGACCCTGCTATTAATGACCTTCCAGAGAAAATAATTGAAGCACAGTCAATAGAAGTTGACGTAATATCTGGTGCAACAATGACATCCAATGCTATTTTAGAAGCAGTAAAAACTGCACTCGCTGAAGCATCAGGAGAAAAAGTCGCTATTGAAGAAAATGAAGAAATGGCATTTACAGACCCTGATGTATTGGTTGTAGGTGCTGGTTTTGCAGGCGTAAATGCTGCTATAGAAGCTGCTGACCTCGGAGCAAAAGTTATAATTTTCGAGCAAAACAGTATAATTGGCGGATCAATAAATTATGCAGGAGGAACCCTTTCTGGAGCTGGAACAAAGATGCAAAAAGATGCAGATGTAGAAGATACTCCTGAACTTTTCTATGAGGATATCGAACGTTTAGGTGGAGATATTTTCATTCCAGAATTAACTAAAAAACATGTTGAAAGTTCTGCTGCTGCTGTAGATTGGATGGATTCACTAGGAGCTGATTTTGGTGATAGATTACCTAAGCAGCCAGCAACTTATGAAGCTTTTGGAATTCCACGTGAACATAGAGTAGAAAAAGGAACTGTATATTTAGAAACAGTGAAACCCCTACTTGAAAAACATATAGAAGATGGAAATATAATACTTCTAATGGAAACAGAAGTTAAAGACATAGTTATTGAAGATGGAGCAGTAACTGGTGTTATAGCAAAATCAAAAGATGGCGAAGATGTTACTTATAATGCTAAATCAACTATACTAGCAACAGGTGGTTATGCACATAATGAAGAATGGATAAACCGCTATAACTTTAAAAATGTACTTTCAATGGCACCTGCACATGCTACAGGATCAGGATATGATTTTGCCGAAAAAGCTGGAGCTGTATTCTCAAATATGGAATACCTTCCTGCATATGCAGGCGGTGTGCCAGTATCAGATACAGGATTCAAATTAAGCATAACTGCTAATACCTCTAAATATCCAGGAGCTATTTGGGTTAATAAAGATGGAGCTAGGATGATTGATGAAATAGATAGCACGCCTGGTCCTATACAAAATACATGGGCTACTGCACCTGATAACATAGTTTATATAGTATTTGATGAAACTATGAAACAAGCAAATGAACCAATCCTTACAGTGAATTCTCAATCAGATGAAGGATGGACAAGATTTGAAGAAGAACTAGAAAAAGGTGAAGTAGTATTTAAAGCAGATACAATTGAAGAGTTAGGTGAAAAAGCTGGTATTAATCCATCAATCCTTGCAGAAACAATCGAAAAATATAATGGATTCGCAGAAGCTGGTGAAGATAAAGATTTTGGAAGAGAAAATTATCTTGAAAAACTTGAAACTGGACCATACTATGCAGTTAAAACCGTTCCTTATGTATTGTTAACTAAAGGTGGCCCAAAAATGAATGACAAAGCTCAAATACTTAACGAGGATAATCAACCTATTTCTGGACTTTACCAATGCGGCGAGCTAGTAGGAGGAGCAAACATTGGAGGTGCAGCATCAGTAGGTGGATTGGCTAACACAATATGTGTTGTATGGGGCAAAATAGCAGCACAAAATGCCGTGGAATTTTCACTACAGTAA
- the carB gene encoding carbamoyl-phosphate synthase large subunit, with translation MPKRTDINKILIIGSGPIIIGQACEFDYSGTQACKALRKLGYEIVLVNSNPATIMTDAGIADSTYIEPLNVKSLTEIIKKERPDAVLPNLGGQTALNLCSELSKSGILDEFKVKVIGVQIDAIERGEDRIEFKETMDKLGIEMPRSHAAYSVAEAEKIAQELGYPVVIRPAYTMGGTGGGLVYNVDELRTIANRGIAASMVGQVLVEESVLGWEELELEVVRDSKNQMITVCFIENIDAVGVHTGDSFCSAPMLTISNELQEKLQKYAYSVVEAIEVIGGTNVQFAHDPKTGRIVIIEINPRTSRSSALASKATGFPIALISAMLAAGLTLDEIPYWKEGTLDKYTPTGDYVVIKFARWAFEKFHGSQDKLGTQMRAVGEVMSIGKNYKEAIQKAIRSLEIDRYGLGFAKDFNNYSLDELLSMLTEPTSERQFIMYEALRKGADIEQLHKITYIKPYFIEQMKELVLLEEEILKYKNKKLPDELLITAKKDGFADLYLAQLLNKSETEIRKQRTKLGIVEGWEAVPVSGVVNASYYFSTYNALDKTTVSSKPKVMILGGGPNRIGQGIEFDYCCVHTAFALKDLGYETVMVNCNPETVSTDYDTSDKLYFEPLTVEDVLSIYEKEKPLGVIVQFGGQTPLNIARELEKSGVRILGTSQDTIDLAEDRDRFDHIMNKLNIPMPESGMAVTVDDAIKIADKIGYPLMVRPSYVLGGRGMEIVHDDNMLKKYMSAAVGVTPDRPILIDKFLGHAIETEADAISDGNDTFVPTVMEHIEYAGTHSGDSACVIPPVGISKKHIDTIIDYTKKISKEMNVIGLMNMQYAIADDKVYVLEANPRASRTVPLVSKVCNIPMVRIATEIIMANYKGKKFDMSKLVNKKIPHYGVKEAVLPFNMFPEVDPILGPEMRSTGEVLGMEDSYELAYYKAQEAANTPLPSSGTVLISVNDTDKEDVLEAAREFSRIGFKIKATVGTRKFLKENKIDCELIKKITEGRPNIADGIAKKEIDIIINTPLTKLSEFDDSFIRKIAIKNNIHYITTMTAALASAKGIAAFIQNGKSIHNKKSLQEYHNDIK, from the coding sequence ATGCCTAAACGAACTGACATTAATAAAATCCTAATAATCGGATCTGGTCCCATCATCATAGGTCAAGCATGTGAATTTGATTACTCTGGAACCCAAGCCTGCAAAGCATTAAGAAAATTAGGTTATGAAATTGTTCTGGTTAACTCTAATCCTGCCACTATAATGACTGATGCAGGTATAGCCGATTCAACTTACATAGAACCATTGAATGTAAAAAGTTTAACTGAAATAATCAAAAAAGAAAGACCAGATGCGGTATTGCCTAATTTAGGTGGACAAACTGCATTAAATCTTTGTTCCGAACTTAGTAAAAGCGGAATTCTTGATGAATTTAAAGTTAAAGTAATAGGTGTTCAGATAGATGCTATTGAACGTGGTGAAGACCGAATTGAATTTAAAGAAACAATGGATAAATTAGGTATTGAAATGCCCAGAAGCCACGCTGCATACAGTGTTGCAGAAGCCGAAAAAATAGCACAGGAACTTGGGTATCCAGTTGTTATCAGACCTGCTTATACAATGGGTGGCACTGGTGGAGGACTTGTTTACAATGTTGATGAACTCAGAACAATAGCAAACCGTGGAATTGCTGCCAGCATGGTAGGTCAAGTTCTTGTAGAAGAATCCGTTTTAGGCTGGGAAGAGCTTGAACTCGAAGTTGTCAGAGACAGCAAAAATCAAATGATTACAGTATGTTTTATAGAAAATATAGATGCAGTTGGAGTGCATACAGGAGATTCATTCTGTTCAGCACCAATGCTTACAATTAGCAATGAACTTCAAGAAAAACTTCAAAAATATGCATATTCAGTTGTAGAGGCTATTGAAGTTATTGGTGGAACCAACGTTCAATTTGCACATGACCCTAAAACTGGTAGAATAGTTATAATTGAAATAAACCCTCGTACATCACGCTCATCAGCACTAGCATCAAAGGCCACAGGTTTTCCCATCGCATTAATTTCAGCAATGCTTGCTGCTGGACTCACTCTTGATGAAATACCATATTGGAAAGAAGGAACATTAGATAAATATACGCCGACTGGTGACTATGTTGTAATTAAATTTGCTCGTTGGGCATTTGAAAAATTCCATGGATCACAGGATAAATTAGGAACTCAAATGCGTGCAGTTGGTGAAGTAATGAGTATAGGCAAGAATTACAAAGAAGCAATACAAAAAGCAATCCGCTCATTGGAAATAGATCGCTATGGATTGGGATTCGCAAAAGATTTCAATAATTATTCTTTGGACGAACTTCTTTCAATGCTGACAGAACCCACAAGCGAGCGTCAATTCATTATGTATGAAGCACTAAGAAAAGGTGCAGATATAGAACAATTACACAAAATAACATATATAAAACCATATTTCATTGAACAAATGAAAGAATTAGTTTTATTAGAAGAAGAAATATTAAAATATAAAAATAAAAAATTGCCAGACGAATTATTGATTACAGCAAAAAAGGATGGATTTGCAGACCTTTATCTTGCACAATTGTTAAACAAATCTGAAACCGAAATTCGAAAACAAAGAACTAAATTGGGAATTGTGGAAGGATGGGAAGCTGTTCCTGTAAGTGGCGTAGTAAATGCATCATATTATTTTTCAACATACAATGCTTTAGATAAAACTACAGTCAGTAGCAAACCTAAGGTTATGATTTTAGGAGGCGGACCCAACAGAATTGGACAAGGAATTGAATTTGATTATTGCTGTGTACATACTGCCTTTGCACTAAAGGATTTAGGATATGAAACAGTCATGGTTAACTGCAATCCTGAAACAGTATCTACTGATTATGATACATCAGACAAATTGTATTTTGAGCCATTAACAGTTGAAGATGTACTAAGTATTTATGAAAAAGAAAAACCATTAGGTGTCATAGTTCAGTTTGGCGGTCAGACTCCTTTAAATATTGCAAGAGAGTTAGAAAAATCAGGAGTAAGAATTCTTGGCACTTCTCAAGACACTATAGACCTTGCAGAAGATAGAGACCGTTTCGATCATATAATGAATAAATTAAATATTCCAATGCCAGAATCAGGAATGGCTGTTACTGTTGATGATGCAATTAAAATTGCAGACAAAATAGGTTATCCTTTAATGGTTAGACCATCATATGTTTTAGGCGGAAGAGGAATGGAGATAGTGCATGATGATAATATGCTGAAAAAATATATGAGCGCAGCAGTTGGTGTAACTCCAGACAGACCAATATTAATAGACAAATTCTTAGGTCATGCTATAGAAACAGAGGCAGATGCAATATCTGACGGAAATGACACATTCGTACCTACAGTTATGGAACATATTGAATATGCAGGTACACATTCAGGAGATTCAGCCTGTGTAATTCCTCCTGTTGGTATTTCTAAAAAACATATTGACACCATAATTGATTATACAAAGAAAATTTCAAAAGAAATGAACGTAATAGGACTCATGAACATGCAATATGCGATAGCTGACGATAAAGTATATGTACTTGAAGCAAATCCCAGAGCATCCAGGACAGTGCCTTTAGTATCAAAGGTATGCAATATTCCAATGGTTAGAATTGCTACAGAAATAATAATGGCAAATTATAAAGGAAAGAAGTTTGACATGAGCAAATTAGTCAATAAAAAAATCCCTCATTACGGAGTAAAAGAAGCAGTACTTCCATTCAATATGTTTCCTGAAGTTGATCCAATATTAGGACCTGAAATGCGTTCAACAGGAGAAGTATTAGGTATGGAGGATTCTTACGAATTAGCCTATTATAAAGCACAGGAGGCAGCAAACACACCTCTTCCTTCATCAGGAACTGTATTAATAAGCGTGAATGATACAGACAAAGAGGACGTTTTAGAAGCTGCAAGGGAATTTTCCAGAATTGGTTTTAAAATAAAAGCTACCGTAGGAACACGAAAATTCTTAAAAGAAAATAAAATCGATTGTGAACTAATTAAGAAAATAACAGAAGGAAGACCTAATATAGCCGATGGAATTGCCAAAAAAGAAATTGACATCATCATCAACACACCTCTGACAAAATTAAGCGAATTCGATGATTCTTTTATTAGAAAAATAGCTATTAAAAACAATATTCATTATATAACAACAATGACAGCAGCATTAGCCAGCGCTAAAGGAATAGCTGCATTTATACAAAATGGCAAGTCAATTCACAATAAAAAATCTTTGCAAGAATATCACAATGATATAAAATAA